The genomic interval TCAGCAGGGTAATAATAAGAAACAGCACTGTGGTTTCCCTGCTAAGAAAAGCAAACATCAGTAGCCCGACGGCAGTAAGCCCCATTCCCAGGCTTGCGATATATTGCGGTTCAAACTTGTCTGATAGCCTTCCTGCTAACGGCGAAAAAGCAGCCATTACCACTGGCTGTGCCACCATGATAAAACCGGCTTCCTGCGGCGAAAAACCTTTGATATATTGCAGGTACAAACTCAGTAAAAATGCAACGGCAAAAGTGGCGGTATAGTTGATAAACGCCGCAAGATTGGAAAATACAAAAACCGTATTCCCCTTAAAAAGACCCAGGCTCAGAACCGGGTAAGTACAATGGTTCTCGTGGTAAATAAAAAGCAATATCCCCAGTATTCCTGCTGCAATTAGTACAAAACCCGTTATTCCCGGCAAAGAAGTAAACCCGTACATTACACATACCAAAGCCAGTGCATATGCCAATGAGCCTTTGTAATCAAACTTTTCGCCTCTTGCCTCTGCCCATTCGACTTTCAGTTTGTAAAAAATAAATGGAAGGATCGAAACGGCAATCGCAGTACTTACTGCAAAAATATAGCGCCATCCGAAATGCTGAGTTATCAGCCCCCCAACAAAAGGACCAAGAGAAAGCCCTAAGTAAGTAGCAGAAACGTTTATTCCCAATACCCTTCCACGTTCTTTGGCAGGAAACACCGACGAAAGTATAGCTATTGCAGTCCCAAAAATCATAGCCGCCCCTATTCCTTGCAATGCCCTTACCATTAACAAAAACCAGCCGGAAGGTGCAATTACCGATAAAAACAATGTAATGGCATTGACGATTATTCCCCAAGTATAAATCTTTTTCCGCCCTATTATGTCGGCTATCTTTCCGAAAGGAACCAGAAACATGGCTGCGGTAAGTAAATACCCGGTAGCTATCCAGCTTAATGTAAGTACATTCATCGAAAGTTCCCTGCCAATGCTCGGCAATGCTACATTGATAGAAGAACCCGAAAAAGTGGTTAAAAAGGATGACAGAGTGGTTACAAACAAAGTAACCTT from Lentimicrobiaceae bacterium carries:
- a CDS encoding MFS transporter translates to MFADSAPKVSKKVTLFVTTLSSFLTTFSGSSINVALPSIGRELSMNVLTLSWIATGYLLTAAMFLVPFGKIADIIGRKKIYTWGIIVNAITLFLSVIAPSGWFLLMVRALQGIGAAMIFGTAIAILSSVFPAKERGRVLGINVSATYLGLSLGPFVGGLITQHFGWRYIFAVSTAIAVSILPFIFYKLKVEWAEARGEKFDYKGSLAYALALVCVMYGFTSLPGITGFVLIAAGILGILLFIYHENHCTYPVLSLGLFKGNTVFVFSNLAAFINYTATFAVAFLLSLYLQYIKGFSPQEAGFIMVAQPVVMAAFSPLAGRLSDKFEPQYIASLGMGLTAVGLLMFAFLSRETTVLFLIITLLIIGLGFALFSSPNTNAVMSAVERKDYSLASSILGTMRLTGQAISMGITTLVFALHLGNMKISTENLGLFLYSIRFAFVIFTIFCVAGVFASLARGKLR